Below is a genomic region from Nostoc sp. UHCC 0870.
TGTACAGCATCCACAAGCGTCAGCGTTGTGCAGTCCGTTACCGTAGGTAACTCTTCTTCCTTCTCTTCCACGCCTTCCAAGGACTGAGGCGACGCATCCCCCAAGGATGCGTTGCTTGCCGCCGAAGGCATCGCCGCCTCATCATCATGCGAAAATTCGTTTGGCGTGGAAGAACTAACTACCTTACCAACAACCTTAGTTGGTTGTTGGTAGGTAGTTAAAGAGTTGTTAGAAACGTTGTTAGGTTTTTGAAAGCCTTGCAAATCCTGACTTTTTTGACCATTCTTTTGGAATTGTTCCAAATCAGGCTGTAATTGTTCCACGTCGGAATGGTTTTGATTCGCTTCAGCGTGGTTAATTTCCTCCTCAGCTTGGACAGCTTTCTCGCCACAAGAATTGTTTTCCTCAGATGTGGACGATTCCCAATAGAAGCGATTGTAATAACCGTGCAGATTACGTACCCGATAACCAATCAGCCCAGGTCTACCAGATGGCAAACGGCCAAACACTTCCTCATACTGGAACAAACCCTGAGCCGTCAACGCTGCACCCGCTTTCTGGAATGACTTGTAGGTGAGGTTGGTGTCCAACTTGTGAGCCGCCCCACCAAATTGTTCTGCTGCAACTGAATCTAACCACAACTGCTGCACACAAGGGGGTTGCTGCCTCACCCAGTTGATATCCTCAATCGAGATTTTACAGTGGGGTCTAACTGATTTTTCCTCTGAAGACTTGCGATCGCCTTGCTGGTGTCCACCTCTGATTGCCTTTAATGCTGTAGCCATAGTATTCCTCTAATTTTGAGCATGACAATATGGGCGGTACTGCGTTCAGTCCGCGCGTTTTTTGTTTGTTCTAACTAAGCGTTATTAATCGCGTAAAAGCCGTAACTCATCCTTGAAATATCGGTCTGTTTTCTTGGGCTTATCTTGCCAATGCTCCCAAGCCACCCACACCTCATCCCCCAAGTCTTCGATGACTTCACCTTTGGCGTTATACAAAGCACAGTAGGGATCAGCATGGGCAACGATAGATCCAAGCCCGATAGTGGGAGGTTGTGCAGATTTTTCCAACGTAGTGATTAAGTCAACTTCTTGCGGTGTCAATTCCGCCAGATAGTCTGCTTTAATGACCTCATACTCAGTAGCCACTTCCAGATAATCCCACCAGCTACACCCAGGTTTAGCCAGTACACGCCGAATATCATTGACTGCTTGGGGAATGAGTTGCAATTGTTCGGCACGAAATGCGATCGCACTTTGTGTTGGTTCACTGCCCAAAAGCAAAGCCGCAGCTTCCAACGCTTTGGTGTTGTTCATAGCACTGGCCAGATTACCCAAAGCTATACCCATCAACCGTAAGCATTCTTGGGGATTTTCTTTGGGTGGCTCTTGTGCAAGCGATCGCAAATCAATGGTTTTTTCTAGAGCTTGCTTAACTTGCTTGTTCAAAACTTTGGTCGCCTGTTGCGTCATGGTATTCCCCCACTGTTGCGAGGGACGTTCTTGTACAGCGTTCTCTAACTCCTGAATCCGTTGTTGTAGTCGCTGGTTTTCCAGTTCTAGCTGCCTCAGTCCCTCCATCTCATCCAGCCGTTGTTGTAACTGAATATTTTGCTCCTTCTGCTGTTGAAACAGTTTCTGCACAGAGGAAAGTTGTTCTTGTACCTGTTGTTCGGCTTTAGCAGCAGCTTCCGCCTGTAAACCAATCCTCAAGTCTTGCTCCAGCCGTTCCAATTCTTGCTGATGTTGCTGCTTGAGTTGTGCGATCACCTCAGAATATTCTTTGGGGTATGTGCGCTCACTAGTAAATGACACAATTGCGTCATTACTCAAAGGGGTCAAATCAGCATTATTGACCAACAGCTTCTCACCATCAGCAAATGTGACAATCTGCTGAGTCGGGTTAGGCGGGTCTGCCTCAATTACTCCCCCTTCTCCACATCTAGGGTGAGATTGTGATGAAACCTTGACCGAATGACACAATTGCGTTTGATTGTTCTC
It encodes:
- a CDS encoding coiled-coil domain-containing protein 85, with protein sequence MLTLDREQISVPSYSILNTSIKETFAAIDRFEWQAIEELRLMLDNSYYKEAGYKSFDTYCDQELTKYGGYRRVKDLLAAKKVVDTLPDELKDKITKPSQTRPLLKLVKTPDKLHEAVAIAAKEKPFPTAADFAKAVQQVAPIAKRLTENENNQTQLCHSVKVSSQSHPRCGEGGVIEADPPNPTQQIVTFADGEKLLVNNADLTPLSNDAIVSFTSERTYPKEYSEVIAQLKQQHQQELERLEQDLRIGLQAEAAAKAEQQVQEQLSSVQKLFQQQKEQNIQLQQRLDEMEGLRQLELENQRLQQRIQELENAVQERPSQQWGNTMTQQATKVLNKQVKQALEKTIDLRSLAQEPPKENPQECLRLMGIALGNLASAMNNTKALEAAALLLGSEPTQSAIAFRAEQLQLIPQAVNDIRRVLAKPGCSWWDYLEVATEYEVIKADYLAELTPQEVDLITTLEKSAQPPTIGLGSIVAHADPYCALYNAKGEVIEDLGDEVWVAWEHWQDKPKKTDRYFKDELRLLRD